The following DNA comes from Legionella sp. PATHC032.
AATGTTTCTGCCGTTTGTCCTCCGTATAATTTTTTAATTAATTGCCCTTTTGGGTTAAATACAAAAGTTACAGGGACTCCTGTGATATCTCCTAATTGTAAATCCTGGGCGGGATCCTTTAACAAATTAGGATAGTTAATATTAAATTTCTTAATTAGTAATTTTTGCTCTGGTAAGGGAAGAGCATCGTAATTGACTGCGTATAAGGCTACTGCATCTTTTTTATGATTTTTGTAAAAGCGATTAAACTCAGGGATTTCATCAACGCAGGTTTCACACCAGCTTGCCCAATAGTTGATAAAAACCCATTTCCCTTTAAGTGATGAAAAAGGAATATTGTGTCCAAAGTTATCTTTCAAAAGCGCCTCTGCATGAGTAGAGAAGGGGGTAATTGCTAAAATCAGCAGGTATATGAAAATGGGTATTAAGCGCTTCATGATCACCTCTTGAATAATTAAAGTTGCCTATGGTTATTATTGCTAGCCAAGTTGAACATAAGAAAATGATTGTATTTGCTTATGTCCAACTTACTAAGTTTAAGACAGATTAAATGGGTTACTAAAATTTAAACAGTAACAATAGGCCACTAGTTTATCAGGAAACAATCAGACTCCCAAATTCAACTGAATCTCTTCTTCCTCTTGAATGGTCGAGGGAGCTTGTTTTGCTCCCAAAATGCTGTGTTTCTTTAACCCATCCAAAATATCCAGTGAGTCTTTATTATTACGCCAACTCGCTTTTGTTCGCCAATCGAATACAGTTGGATCGCTTTCCGGAAGGCATGTTGGTGTGGGGATGGGGGCTCGTTGCGGGTTTCTGCGTTTTTCATCTGCGATAATTTCGGCGAGCTTTTCATCAGAAACAGGCATAACCGAGCCGTCATAAACATAAGGAAAGAGGCGAAGTTTGGTAACTAATTTAAACGCAGCCCATTTATTGGTTAGCTCCCTATACCCATGTTTTTCAGGATTTTGTCTGAGCTCCTCATATTCTGTAGGAGAAAGTATTTCAATTTTACTGAGATTGTTGCGGTAATATACTTTTCCTTTACTTAAAACCAGCAGTGGTTGATGTTGTCTTGAGTTAAAATCAACATCGGGCATATGCACCAAACCGCCAAAATCTTTTTGCTCCGGTATTTCACTTCCAGATAATACTTGATTGATGTCTTTTAGTGATGCGGTCATACCATTTAAGCAAGCTAAACGGTTAAATTGATTAAGGCATGTATCAAATTTTCCATCCCCACGAGCTCGAGAAGGGGCTTCTGTCGTATTAGGGGTTGGGTCATAGGGCCTTACTGTATAAACTCCAACTCGATTTACCTCATCATGAAGATTATTAGCCAGAATATTGCCCCATACTCCAAAACGCTCTTTTAATACGACACGTAAATCACCAATCATGGACATATGGCCTGTAGCAAAATGATCAGAATAGTAATGAAAAGTAAATAACTCTATAGAATAAGATTGGGCATGATAGCGATTCGCCAAATCAAGCAGGGTATTACTTGAAAGAGGTGCATTTTTATTTTGTAAGGAGATTTTTAAAGTACTCAAATCAGGGTTATCTGATTGATAGTTTTTGTCAGTAGCTAATTGTTTTAATTCATAGGATAAGCGAGCATATCTTAAGGCAATAGCGTGACCCAGGATATAAACTCGAATAGACCAAGGTGTAAAATGGGTTTGATTGCGAACAAGCATTTCCCCGTAATCTTTGACACGAAAATAATACATCAGCTGTTGAACATAGAAATTCAAGGTAGGCGAAAAGGGTACATAGTTAGCATTATTAATTGAATAAATACGGTCAATTTCCTTTCGAGTTACATCAGGAGCAGCCAGGTTATTGTACGCTGTAATTAAAGCGCTTTCTTCTTTAGGACCTATAGGCTTGCGA
Coding sequences within:
- a CDS encoding TlpA disulfide reductase family protein; translated protein: MKRLIPIFIYLLILAITPFSTHAEALLKDNFGHNIPFSSLKGKWVFINYWASWCETCVDEIPEFNRFYKNHKKDAVALYAVNYDALPLPEQKLLIKKFNINYPNLLKDPAQDLQLGDITGVPVTFVFNPKGQLIKKLYGGQTAETLEKIIEKYRTS
- the cegC1 gene encoding Dot/Icm T4SS effector CegC1, which encodes MNTTEHTELGNGLLMDKIEGNPYLRIDEFGVLHLRLQRFGEDNLPEPMELEMSAGEIIAMAGDYFTQADWTMDLDLPKCEFFNSPTELGKHLIRKPIGPKEESALITAYNNLAAPDVTRKEIDRIYSINNANYVPFSPTLNFYVQQLMYYFRVKDYGEMLVRNQTHFTPWSIRVYILGHAIALRYARLSYELKQLATDKNYQSDNPDLSTLKISLQNKNAPLSSNTLLDLANRYHAQSYSIELFTFHYYSDHFATGHMSMIGDLRVVLKERFGVWGNILANNLHDEVNRVGVYTVRPYDPTPNTTEAPSRARGDGKFDTCLNQFNRLACLNGMTASLKDINQVLSGSEIPEQKDFGGLVHMPDVDFNSRQHQPLLVLSKGKVYYRNNLSKIEILSPTEYEELRQNPEKHGYRELTNKWAAFKLVTKLRLFPYVYDGSVMPVSDEKLAEIIADEKRRNPQRAPIPTPTCLPESDPTVFDWRTKASWRNNKDSLDILDGLKKHSILGAKQAPSTIQEEEEIQLNLGV